From one Montipora capricornis isolate CH-2021 chromosome 10, ASM3666992v2, whole genome shotgun sequence genomic stretch:
- the LOC138020226 gene encoding uncharacterized protein: MPHFCCAGECENSSDKRPDISFHGIPLDNKALLKTWITKMRRNPNYFNVNKHVKICSEHFSPEDFIIPDAKKRRLKRDAVPSIFAWSEESPEPVARSAVEKLNTSRQKEEEATDTASEGEGEETLTLSGLTLTSRKTQTQEDDFCDEITDISHRIPCLHSFSVYHLLSKCTTLSKEEKLFTHFTGFNSYVDFMNVLKFLLPNLDRKNLIYWDSEAGKSSVIDIEKLFDEGETEGENDGFERESTMTRPSAHKLSVEHELLMFLMKLRMGLSNIDLAERFCVSESTVNNVNLTWVNFVYIVIGSLKIWPHRDIIIKHSPEEFIQNYPNNIVIVDATELKIQVPSSLQKHSESYSTYKSHTTFKSLIGVDPNGGIMFVSQLFEGSISDKEIVQRSGFLETVKQKVQCGELKEGDAIMADKGFDIGDDLAKVKLRLNIPPFLRDKVGFE; this comes from the coding sequence ATGCCGCACTTTTGCTGCGCTGGAGAATGCGAAAATAGCTCTGATAAACGTCCAGATATTTCTTTCCACGGGATTCCTCTCGATAACAAGGCTTTATTGAAGACATGGATCACGAAAATGCGAAGAAATCCCAATTATTTTAATGTAAACAAGCATGTGAAGATTTGCAGCGAGCACTTCAGCCCTGAGGATTTTATCATTCCTGACGCGAAAAAACGCAGATTAAAACGCGACGCAGTCCCTTCAATATTCGCTTGGAGTGAAGAAAGTCCAGAACCTGTGGCAAGGTCTGCGGTAGAAAAGCTGAACACTAGTAGGCAAAAGGAAGAAGAAGCGACTGACACGGCATCTGAGGGCGAAGGTGAGGAAACTTTAACTCTGTCTGGGCTAACTTTGACTTCACGCAAGACTCAAACGCAAGAGGATGATTTCTGCGATGAAATAACGGATATATCTCACAGGATACCATGTCTACATAGCTTTTCTGTTTACCATTTGCTATCAAAGTGCACTACGCTCTCCAAGGAAGAGAAGCTTTTCACACatttcactggtttcaattcCTACGTTGACTTCATGAACGTACTTAAATTTCTATTGCCCAATCTTGACCGAAAAAATTTGATTTACTGGGATAGCGAAGCTGGAAAATCAAGCGTGATAGACATTGAAAAACTGTTCGACGAAGGTGAAACTGAAGGAGAGAATGATGGCTTTGAAAGGGAATCAACAATGACAAGACCCTCTGCACACAAGCTTTCAGTGGAGCATGAACTTCTTATGTTTCTGATGAAGCTGAGAATGGGATTGTCCAACATTGATTTAGCAGAGAGGTTTTGTGTATCCGAGAGTACTGTCAATAACGTTAATCTTACCTGGGTTAATTTTGTGTACATTGTAATTGGCAGTCTCAAAATATGGCCACATAGAGATATAATTATAAAACATTCTCCGGAGGAATTTATCCAGAATTATCCCAACAATATTGTGATTGTAGATGCGACTGAACTGAAAATCCAAGTCCCTAGTTCATTACAAAAGCACAGTGAGAGTTACAGTACTTACAAGTCCCACACAACTTTTAAGTCTCTCATAGGAGTGGATCCTAATGGAGGCATTATGTTTGTGTCTCAGTTATTCGAGGGTTCCATTTCTGACAAAGAAATAGTGCAGAGGTCAGGGTTTCTGGAAACTGTGAAACAGAAAGTACAATGTGGAGAACTAAAAGAAGGAGATGCCATCATGGCAGACAAAGGTTTTGACATTGGTGATGATCTTGCAAAAGTGAAATTGAGATTGAATATTCCTCCTTTCTTGAGGGACAAAGTGGGATTTGAATAG